The sequence CGTTCTCGAATATCTGGTTCGGCTGGCGGTAGCTCGTTCCCACCTCGCGGCCCTCGATCTGGGGAAAGACGTGCCCGTTGGAAACGAACAGATCCTCGTCCCCGTCCAGGTCGAAGTCGAGGAAACGGACGGCCCAACCCAGGTAGGAAAAGCTGGGGCGGCCGGGGAAGAGCTCCTCGGTGCGGTCGATGAAAACACCGCCCCCTTGATTGACGTAGAGCGTGTTCGTCTCGTGCGAGAAGTTCGTGACGAATAGATCGAGAAGACCGTCCCGGTTCACATCGGCGGCGTCCACGCCCATGCCAGCCTCGGCTCGTCCGCTGGCGTTGTAGGCGACGCCCGCCGTCAAGCCCACCTCTTCGAAGCCCTGGCCATTCCGGTTTCGGTAGAGCTGGTTGGGCATGGCGTCGTTGACCACATACACATCGATCGACCCGTCTCCGTCATAGTCGAGCGTGACCACGCCCAGACCGTAAGCACCGGCGGAGTCATCGATTCCAAAAGCGTGGGTTGCCAGGGAGAAGCGTCCGTCGCCTTCGTTGCGATAGAAGACATCTGCCGCGCCCACGAGACCCGCGGGGCCGCAAAAAACCGGCACGTCCTGAAAACGACAATAGATGTCTCCGAGCACACCCGGGGCGTGCACCATCGAGCTGGAGCGAGAGGGGACTTTGCGGATCGAAGGATCCAGATAGTTGACCACGAAGAGATCGAGGTCAGAGTCCCTGTCGGCATCGATCCAGGCCGCGCTCGTGCCCCAGCTCGGGTCACCGACGCCGGCAGAGTCGGTGACGTCTCGAAACGTCCCGTCTCCGAGGTTGCGATAAAGGGCGTTGGCCCCGAGATTGGTCAGGTAGAGATCGGGAAGCCCGTCGTTGTCGTAATCCCCGACGGCGCAGCCCATGCCCCATCCGAGATCGCCGACACCCGCTTCGGCGGTAACGTCGAGAAACCTC comes from Vicinamibacteria bacterium and encodes:
- a CDS encoding CRTAC1 family protein, which translates into the protein MRGIGMIVGMAFSVYVWPFSGLARGKMPPLFENVARESGMDFVNVSGEIDKPNITGSLGSGAALFDYDQDGDLDAFLVNGARTAGVEVRERLPNRLFRNMGGWRFLDVTAEAGVGDLGWGMGCAVGDYDNDGLPDLYLTNLGANALYRNLGDGTFRDVTDSAGVGDPSWGTSAAWIDADRDSDLDLFVVNYLDPSIRKVPSRSSSMVHAPGVLGDIYCRFQDVPVFCGPAGLVGAADVFYRNEGDGRFSLATHAFGIDDSAGAYGLGVVTLDYDGDGSIDVYVVNDAMPNQLYRNRNGQGFEEVGLTAGVAYNASGRAEAGMGVDAADVNRDGLLDLFVTNFSHETNTLYVNQGGGVFIDRTEELFPGRPSFSYLGWAVRFLDFDLDGDEDLFVSNGHVFPQIEGREVGTSYRQPNQIFENDRGRFSELALPGNDASRELESSRGVAFGDLDDDGMVDAVVVNIDSSASLLKNTGSLRGNRHWIGFRLIGRSVNRDGYGARVTLALGDFVLVREVHASGYLSSSDLRVHFGIGNHDLVESARVKWPDGSEQRLEPLAADRYHTIVQEAAFATVSRSVTGDSSGGGP